One stretch of Leptospirillum ferriphilum DNA includes these proteins:
- a CDS encoding DsrE family protein produces the protein MTNKHVFVVYSGESDPGRVYHALVYALQAARRGDEVRLFFAGDGTYWPEVLENNHPTMGEMFQELKNRNVLEGVTKTCAMAYGRAEAAGKILPLVSGPEESRGQVDLLDFADRSYRIWTY, from the coding sequence ATGACAAACAAACATGTCTTTGTGGTGTATTCCGGAGAATCCGATCCCGGACGGGTGTATCATGCCCTGGTCTATGCCCTGCAGGCGGCCCGGCGCGGTGACGAAGTCCGTCTTTTCTTTGCGGGCGACGGCACATATTGGCCGGAAGTCCTTGAAAACAACCATCCCACCATGGGAGAGATGTTCCAGGAACTCAAAAACCGGAACGTCCTCGAAGGGGTGACCAAAACCTGCGCCATGGCCTACGGCCGGGCGGAAGCGGCGGGAAAGATCCTTCCCCTGGTCTCCGGACCGGAAGAGAGCCGGGGACAGGTCGACCTTCTGGATTTCGCCGACCGGTCCTACCGGATCTGGACCTACTGA
- a CDS encoding substrate-binding domain-containing protein, with protein MNRRFAFLFAGALLSAGFLFSQNSRADDLPPIRNVPVLDQPPILAWPRDEKPLSADITDPSADTLSDLHGVLRGDACRRLDLLLSTEGNYYMALRELVKSILKPGTPGAPGSFLYTTSPPVSLPQSRANALSLGNLRILCRPEVAVASWPTIRKLQQAGLAEGRPIPVIQGEGEVLLVKKGNPLHIRSVWDLGRPGVRVVTPNPVKEKGAFLAYARTLYQIAKNDPHPPAGWTAEKLFRAVYDSSDPHKWVAGPRIHHRDEPWSVAYGHADVAILFHQLGLATQRAFPDVFDLVPLGGTIEHPRPLPGSVISTSVLVRIRGHWSPGQKKAREALVRAYMSRRFTQILRRWGMKRPEGFGAGTDTHMP; from the coding sequence ATGAACCGCCGTTTTGCCTTTCTTTTTGCCGGAGCTCTTCTCTCCGCCGGTTTTCTTTTCTCACAGAACTCCCGGGCCGATGACCTGCCGCCCATCCGGAATGTCCCCGTTCTCGACCAGCCTCCGATCCTCGCCTGGCCACGGGACGAAAAACCTCTGTCCGCCGACATCACCGATCCGTCCGCCGACACCCTGTCCGATCTTCATGGCGTTCTCCGGGGAGACGCCTGCCGGAGGCTGGATCTCCTATTGTCCACCGAGGGCAACTATTACATGGCCCTCCGGGAGCTGGTGAAATCGATCCTGAAACCCGGAACTCCGGGGGCACCCGGGAGCTTTCTCTATACCACAAGCCCCCCCGTTTCCCTGCCCCAGAGCAGGGCAAATGCGCTGAGTCTCGGAAACCTCCGTATCCTGTGCCGCCCGGAGGTGGCGGTGGCCTCCTGGCCGACGATCCGGAAGCTCCAGCAAGCCGGTCTGGCGGAAGGGCGCCCGATCCCTGTCATCCAGGGAGAGGGGGAGGTTCTCCTCGTGAAAAAGGGAAATCCGCTCCACATCCGGTCCGTCTGGGATCTGGGACGTCCCGGTGTCCGGGTGGTAACACCGAACCCGGTCAAGGAAAAAGGGGCATTTCTGGCATATGCGCGAACGCTCTACCAGATTGCGAAAAACGATCCGCATCCCCCTGCCGGGTGGACCGCCGAAAAACTCTTCCGGGCAGTGTATGACTCGTCCGACCCGCACAAGTGGGTTGCCGGTCCGCGCATCCACCACCGGGACGAACCCTGGTCGGTGGCCTATGGGCATGCCGATGTGGCCATTCTTTTTCATCAGCTGGGTCTGGCAACACAGAGGGCATTTCCGGATGTGTTCGATCTTGTTCCCCTGGGGGGCACGATCGAACATCCCCGTCCCCTGCCCGGATCGGTGATTTCGACCAGCGTGCTCGTACGGATCCGGGGCCACTGGTCCCCTGGACAGAAAAAAGCCAGGGAAGCCCTGGTCCGGGCGTATATGTCCCGAAGATTCACGCAGATTCTCAGACGATGGGGAATGAAGAGACCGGAGGGATTTGGGGCAGGAACGGACACGCACATGCCCTGA